The Formosa sp. Hel1_33_131 genome window below encodes:
- a CDS encoding peptidylprolyl isomerase yields MQKTFLFLSISCFSFLLSNAQITDDDVLLTISGESVSANEFVRVYNKNLNLVQDDSQKEVNSYLELFVNYKLKLTEAKALRYDKDPVYLNEFKSYKDQLTQSYLTDKNVTDDLIREAYDRTENEVKAQHILILLDEVETDTLATYSKIQAYRERFVNEDFESLKKELHNGKSIFVEDLGYFSAFKMVYNFESAAYATEVGGVSQPFRTRFGFHVVKVLEKRKSRGQVTVAHIMIANTQKDSTLVPEERIQELHRLVLQGDDFADLAKQFSDDKSSSMRGGELSPFKSGQINSEIFETTAFELSPSNMISEPIQTQFGWHILKYINKKPVQSFEELQLELNSKIGKDSRSQLVKAKMLEQLLAEYQIENPNSKLANFESNLFFNASQNVWELSKNFDNNQSFLIIKNQTFTHQNFLDYLNKNQKLIKKEWSKAVVVKKQYASFLEQSVFKYKEDNLENENKEFAHILDEYREGLLLFELMQDKIWEGAKNDSIGLQEFYNANKQNYVWPDRIEGSVARSSDEKHIKKVRKYWKKNQSNEMIDEALNKEQQNVIFSNGEFELGHPTLPKTLEFKTGLSKVIEENSNFYVVNVTALKPTTQKTFEEAQGQLIADYQIALESEWIQELRTKFKVDINEDVLAKVNVLISK; encoded by the coding sequence ATGCAAAAAACGTTCCTATTTCTAAGCATTTCCTGCTTTTCATTTCTTTTGTCAAATGCTCAAATAACAGATGACGATGTCTTACTGACCATTTCGGGGGAGTCTGTCTCGGCAAATGAATTTGTGAGAGTTTACAATAAAAATTTAAACTTAGTTCAAGATGATTCTCAAAAGGAAGTCAATTCATATTTAGAGTTGTTTGTGAATTATAAATTAAAATTAACAGAAGCAAAAGCATTGCGATACGACAAAGATCCTGTGTATCTAAATGAATTCAAGTCCTATAAAGACCAATTGACTCAATCCTATTTGACCGACAAAAATGTGACGGACGATTTAATTCGTGAAGCTTATGACCGAACTGAAAATGAAGTCAAAGCGCAGCACATCTTAATCTTATTGGATGAGGTTGAAACAGATACCTTAGCAACATATTCAAAAATTCAAGCCTATAGAGAGCGTTTTGTAAATGAAGATTTTGAGTCTCTCAAAAAAGAACTCCACAATGGTAAATCTATTTTTGTGGAAGATTTAGGATATTTTTCTGCTTTTAAAATGGTTTATAATTTTGAATCGGCGGCTTATGCAACTGAAGTTGGCGGCGTTTCCCAACCCTTCCGAACCAGATTTGGATTTCATGTCGTTAAAGTTTTAGAAAAACGCAAGTCAAGAGGGCAGGTGACTGTGGCTCATATCATGATAGCCAATACACAAAAAGACAGTACACTCGTGCCAGAGGAGCGCATCCAAGAATTACACCGATTGGTACTACAAGGCGATGATTTTGCAGACCTCGCAAAACAATTCTCAGATGATAAAAGCAGTTCAATGCGTGGTGGGGAACTCAGCCCTTTTAAGTCAGGTCAAATAAATTCTGAGATTTTTGAAACAACAGCTTTTGAACTCAGTCCTTCTAATATGATATCTGAACCAATTCAAACGCAGTTTGGATGGCACATACTAAAATACATTAATAAAAAACCCGTACAATCTTTTGAAGAATTACAGCTAGAGTTAAATAGCAAAATTGGAAAAGATTCGCGCTCACAACTCGTAAAAGCAAAAATGTTGGAGCAATTATTGGCGGAATATCAAATTGAAAACCCAAATTCTAAGCTCGCGAATTTCGAATCAAATCTTTTCTTTAATGCGTCTCAAAACGTTTGGGAACTTTCTAAGAATTTTGACAACAACCAATCATTCTTGATCATTAAAAATCAAACGTTCACGCATCAAAACTTTTTAGACTACTTGAACAAAAACCAAAAATTGATCAAAAAAGAATGGTCAAAAGCGGTAGTTGTTAAAAAGCAATATGCTTCCTTTTTAGAGCAATCTGTATTCAAATACAAAGAAGATAATTTAGAAAATGAAAACAAAGAATTTGCACATATTCTTGATGAATACAGAGAAGGCTTGTTGTTATTTGAATTGATGCAAGACAAAATTTGGGAAGGTGCTAAAAACGACTCTATAGGCTTGCAAGAATTTTACAATGCCAACAAACAAAACTATGTATGGCCTGATAGAATTGAAGGGTCTGTAGCACGATCATCAGATGAGAAGCACATCAAAAAGGTTCGCAAGTATTGGAAAAAAAATCAGTCCAATGAAATGATTGATGAAGCACTAAACAAAGAGCAGCAAAACGTCATATTTTCTAATGGTGAATTTGAACTAGGACATCCGACATTGCCTAAAACTCTTGAATTTAAAACAGGACTTTCTAAAGTGATTGAAGAAAATTCAAATTTTTATGTTGTCAATGTCACAGCTTTGAAACCAACCACTCAAAAAACTTTTGAGGAGGCTCAAGGACAACTGATTGCTGACTATCAAATTGCGTTAGAATCCGAGTGGATTCAAGAATTACGGACTAAATTCAAAGTCGATATCAATGAGGACGTACTCGCAAAAGTGAACGTCTTAATTTCTAAATAA
- the guaB gene encoding IMP dehydrogenase has protein sequence MNAHLSKIVGEGLTYDDVLLIPAYSEILPRDVSIKSKFTRNISLNVPISSAAMDTVTESKMAIAMAREGGIGVLHKNMTIEQQAIKVRKVKRAESGMIIDPVTLPLDATVKDAQMSMKEHSIGGIPIIDKDGYLKGIVTNRDLRFEKESNRPITEIMTTEGLVTTSEGTSLQQAEVILQKKKIEKLPVVDANFKLVGLITFRDITKLTQKPISNKDSYGRLRVAAAIGVTQDAVERTAALVKSGVDAVIIDTAHGHTKGVVSVLKLIKAKFPDLDVVVGNIATAEAAKYLVEAGADAVKVGIGPGSICTTRVVAGVGFPQFSAVLEVAAALKGSGVPVIADGGIRYTGDIPKAIAAGADCVMLGSLLAGTKESPGETIIYEGRKFKSYRGMGSVEAMKEGSKDRYFQDVEDDIKKLVPEGIVGRVPYKGDLYESIHQFIGGIRAGMGYCGAKDIQTLKETGRFVKITSSGISESHPHNVMITKEAPNYSR, from the coding sequence TGAATGCACATCTATCCAAAATTGTCGGCGAAGGTCTTACTTACGACGACGTCCTTTTAATACCAGCCTATTCAGAAATACTACCACGTGACGTGAGTATTAAATCTAAATTCACCAGAAATATTTCGTTGAATGTTCCGATCAGTTCGGCAGCAATGGACACCGTTACCGAAAGTAAAATGGCCATTGCCATGGCGCGTGAAGGCGGTATTGGTGTGTTGCATAAAAACATGACCATTGAACAACAGGCCATTAAGGTTCGAAAAGTAAAACGTGCTGAAAGTGGTATGATTATCGATCCAGTGACCTTGCCATTAGATGCGACGGTGAAAGATGCACAGATGAGCATGAAAGAACACAGCATTGGCGGAATTCCAATCATTGATAAAGACGGCTACTTAAAAGGGATTGTTACCAATAGAGATTTACGTTTCGAAAAAGAAAGCAACCGTCCTATTACTGAAATTATGACCACCGAAGGTTTGGTCACCACTTCTGAAGGAACTTCCTTACAACAAGCAGAGGTCATTTTACAAAAGAAAAAAATTGAAAAACTTCCTGTAGTGGATGCCAACTTTAAACTCGTTGGTCTTATCACTTTTAGAGATATTACAAAACTTACGCAGAAACCAATTTCTAACAAGGATAGCTACGGCAGACTCAGAGTTGCCGCAGCCATTGGCGTCACACAAGATGCCGTGGAGCGTACCGCCGCCTTGGTGAAATCTGGAGTGGATGCCGTTATTATTGATACGGCTCATGGACATACCAAAGGAGTTGTGAGTGTTTTAAAACTAATCAAAGCAAAATTCCCAGACCTTGATGTGGTGGTTGGAAACATAGCCACAGCCGAAGCTGCTAAATATTTAGTAGAAGCTGGTGCCGATGCGGTTAAAGTCGGCATAGGTCCAGGATCTATCTGTACAACGCGTGTGGTTGCAGGTGTTGGATTCCCACAATTTTCCGCCGTACTTGAAGTTGCAGCAGCACTGAAAGGATCAGGCGTGCCCGTCATTGCAGATGGAGGGATTCGATATACCGGAGACATTCCAAAAGCAATAGCTGCCGGTGCTGATTGTGTGATGCTAGGATCGCTCTTAGCAGGAACCAAAGAATCGCCGGGAGAAACCATCATCTACGAAGGTCGTAAATTCAAATCGTACCGAGGAATGGGCTCTGTAGAAGCTATGAAGGAAGGTAGCAAAGACCGTTATTTTCAAGATGTTGAGGACGATATAAAAAAATTGGTTCCCGAAGGAATTGTAGGGCGTGTCCCTTACAAAGGAGATCTGTATGAAAGTATCCACCAATTTATTGGAGGCATCAGAGCAGGGATGGGCTATTGCGGTGCTAAAGACATTCAAACACTTAAAGAGACAGGTCGTTTTGTAAAAATTACTTCCTCAGGAATTAGTGAAAGCCATCCGCACAACGTTATGATTACAAAAGAGGCACCTAACTACTCTAGATAG